A single region of the Streptomyces sp. NBC_01381 genome encodes:
- a CDS encoding zinc-binding dehydrogenase, translating into MRRVRYEHSGGPEVLFLEEAPVPVPGAGELLVRAEAIGVTLPVVRKVRESREPVALGGEIAGEVIAVGEGVTAYAPGDRVTGLVFGHGYADYALLNQAMASPVPDGASATDAVALVRSGLVAYGALDAARPERGEAALVTAAASGVGHLALQLARLRGASRVVGAVSGPAKADFVRSLGADEVVTYEEEAWGEPVDYALDAVGGELLSPAVRALAPHGRLVAYSSGGGTVQAYDLLVGAKSVIGFQMGLIARGKPELYETWRQELWRLFSRGALRPAVHARFALDDAAKAHAVIEARSNLGKVVLIP; encoded by the coding sequence ATGCGTCGCGTTCGGTACGAACACAGCGGTGGCCCCGAGGTGCTGTTCCTGGAGGAGGCGCCCGTACCGGTGCCCGGCGCGGGTGAACTCCTCGTCCGGGCCGAGGCGATCGGCGTCACGCTCCCCGTCGTCCGCAAGGTCCGCGAGTCCCGCGAACCGGTCGCACTCGGCGGCGAGATCGCCGGAGAGGTGATCGCGGTCGGTGAGGGCGTGACGGCGTACGCGCCCGGCGATCGCGTCACGGGGCTCGTCTTCGGCCACGGCTATGCGGACTACGCCCTCCTGAACCAGGCCATGGCCTCACCCGTCCCCGATGGAGCAAGCGCCACCGACGCGGTCGCGCTCGTCCGCAGCGGCCTCGTCGCCTACGGCGCACTCGACGCCGCACGGCCCGAGCGGGGCGAGGCCGCACTCGTCACGGCCGCGGCGAGCGGAGTCGGTCATCTCGCCCTGCAGCTGGCCCGACTGAGGGGCGCGAGCCGGGTCGTGGGGGCCGTCTCCGGACCCGCCAAGGCGGACTTCGTGCGCTCGCTCGGCGCCGATGAGGTCGTCACGTACGAGGAAGAGGCGTGGGGCGAGCCGGTCGACTACGCCCTCGACGCCGTCGGCGGCGAACTCCTGTCCCCCGCCGTACGGGCACTCGCGCCGCACGGGCGGCTCGTCGCGTACAGCTCGGGCGGCGGCACGGTCCAGGCGTACGACCTGCTCGTGGGCGCCAAGTCGGTGATCGGCTTCCAGATGGGGCTCATCGCGCGCGGGAAGCCCGAGCTGTACGAGACGTGGCGGCAGGAGCTGTGGCGGCTCTTCTCCAGGGGCGCGCTGCGGCCCGCCGTGCACGCGAGGTTCGCGCTGGACGACGCGGCGAAGGCGCACGCGGTGATCGAGGCGCGGAGCAACCTCGGGAAGGTCGTCCTGATCCCCTGA
- a CDS encoding MarR family winged helix-turn-helix transcriptional regulator, whose protein sequence is MPTTPPAPSGIRTLPSWLLGRTAARGRGLVAEALAEEDMKMWHHVVLSAVADQGPVAQAALGRSIQLDPKDLVGVINDLQDAGLVLRAPDPTDRRKNAITITEDGKRTLDRCAEAARRANDELLAPLSATERKQFLALLTRISGIEAQDIEA, encoded by the coding sequence ATGCCCACGACCCCGCCCGCCCCCAGCGGCATCCGCACCCTCCCCAGCTGGCTCCTCGGCCGCACGGCGGCCCGTGGCCGAGGCCTCGTCGCCGAGGCCCTCGCGGAAGAGGACATGAAGATGTGGCACCACGTGGTGCTCTCGGCCGTGGCCGATCAGGGCCCCGTCGCGCAGGCCGCCCTCGGCCGCAGCATCCAGCTCGACCCCAAGGACCTGGTGGGCGTCATCAACGACCTCCAGGACGCCGGCCTCGTCCTGCGCGCACCCGACCCCACCGACCGCCGCAAGAACGCGATCACGATCACGGAGGATGGCAAGCGCACCCTCGACCGCTGTGCCGAGGCCGCGCGGCGGGCCAACGACGAACTGCTCGCGCCTCTTTCGGCCACGGAGCGGAAGCAGTTCCTCGCACTGCTGACCCGGATCTCGGGCATCGAGGCGCAGGACATCGAGGCGTAG
- the fdhD gene encoding formate dehydrogenase accessory sulfurtransferase FdhD, protein MGRVTERRRVLRIRDGAVSERPDTLVAEEPLEIRLNGKPLAITMRTPGDDFALAAGFLVSEGVLGSADELQSIVYCAGATADGSNTYNVVDVKTAPGLVLPDITLERNVYTTSSCGLCGKASLDAVRTTARFPISDAPPVRLGTELLAGLPDRLRAAQRVFDRTGGLHAAALFSEEGELLDIREDVGRHNAVDKLVGRALQDGRLPLSRAVLLVSGRASFELAQKAVMAGIPVLAAVSAPSSLAVDLAAETGLTLVGFLRGSSMNVYAGEHRIAVRAAASQG, encoded by the coding sequence ATGGGACGAGTCACGGAGCGCCGCCGCGTCCTCCGCATCCGGGACGGCGCCGTCAGCGAGCGGCCCGACACCCTGGTCGCGGAGGAGCCGCTGGAGATCCGGCTCAACGGGAAGCCGCTTGCCATCACCATGCGGACGCCGGGTGACGACTTCGCGTTGGCGGCGGGCTTCCTGGTGAGCGAGGGGGTGCTCGGCTCGGCCGACGAGCTGCAGTCCATCGTCTACTGCGCGGGGGCGACCGCCGACGGATCGAACACGTACAACGTGGTCGACGTGAAGACCGCCCCGGGGCTCGTCCTGCCCGACATCACCCTCGAACGCAACGTGTACACGACCTCGTCCTGCGGCCTGTGCGGGAAGGCCAGTCTGGACGCCGTGCGCACCACGGCGCGCTTTCCGATCTCCGACGCTCCCCCGGTCCGGCTCGGGACCGAGCTGCTCGCGGGCCTCCCCGACCGACTGCGCGCGGCGCAGCGCGTCTTCGACCGGACCGGGGGCCTGCACGCGGCGGCGCTCTTCTCCGAGGAGGGGGAACTCCTCGACATCCGGGAGGACGTGGGCCGGCACAACGCGGTCGACAAGCTCGTCGGGCGCGCCTTGCAGGACGGCCGGCTTCCGCTGTCGCGGGCCGTGCTGCTCGTCTCGGGCCGTGCCTCCTTCGAGCTGGCGCAGAAGGCGGTGATGGCGGGCATTCCGGTGCTCGCGGCCGTCTCGGCGCCCTCCTCCCTGGCCGTCGATCTCGCCGCCGAGACCGGTCTCACCCTGGTCGGCTTCCTGCGCGGCTCCTCCATGAACGTGTACGCGGGCGAGCACCGGATCGCCGTGCGGGCCGCGGCCTCCCAGGGCTGA
- a CDS encoding 2Fe-2S iron-sulfur cluster-binding protein produces the protein MTAVPLGIPRRLVEFTLDGQDVRVPEGSTILDACRAAGKDVPTLCEGDTLAPKNACRVCVVEVEGARTLAPACSRKAEPGMSVRTDTERTRHSRKVVLELLASSVDLSTTPKVAGWLKEYEAKPDRFGPDAARLNEEPKVDNDLYVRDYDKCILCYKCVDACGDQWQNTFAISVAGRGFDARIAVEHDAPLTDSACVYCGNCIEVCPTGALSFKSEFDMRAAGTWDEAAQTETTTVCAYCGVGCNLTLHVQDNDIVKVTSPHDNPVTHGNLCIKGRFGYQHVQNRD, from the coding sequence GTGACCGCCGTACCGCTGGGAATCCCGCGCCGCCTCGTCGAGTTCACCCTCGACGGGCAGGACGTCCGGGTGCCGGAGGGGTCGACCATCCTCGACGCGTGCCGGGCCGCGGGCAAGGACGTTCCGACCCTCTGCGAGGGCGACACCCTCGCCCCGAAGAACGCCTGCCGGGTGTGTGTCGTCGAGGTGGAGGGTGCTCGGACGCTCGCCCCTGCCTGCTCGCGCAAGGCCGAGCCCGGGATGAGCGTGCGCACCGACACCGAACGCACCCGGCACAGCCGCAAGGTCGTCCTCGAACTCCTCGCCTCGTCCGTCGACCTGTCGACGACCCCGAAGGTCGCGGGCTGGCTCAAGGAGTACGAGGCGAAGCCCGACCGCTTCGGCCCGGACGCGGCCCGCCTGAACGAGGAGCCGAAGGTCGACAACGACCTCTACGTCCGCGACTACGACAAGTGCATCCTCTGCTACAAGTGCGTCGACGCCTGCGGCGACCAGTGGCAGAACACCTTCGCGATCTCCGTGGCCGGCCGTGGCTTCGACGCGCGGATCGCCGTCGAGCACGACGCGCCGCTGACCGACTCCGCGTGCGTGTACTGCGGGAACTGCATCGAGGTCTGCCCGACGGGCGCCCTCAGCTTCAAGTCGGAGTTCGACATGCGGGCCGCCGGTACGTGGGACGAGGCGGCGCAGACCGAGACGACGACGGTGTGCGCGTACTGCGGAGTCGGCTGCAACCTGACCCTGCACGTGCAGGACAATGACATCGTGAAGGTCACCTCTCCGCACGACAATCCGGTGACCCACGGCAACCTCTGCATCAAGGGCCGCTTCGGCTACCAGCACGTACAGAACCGGGACTGA
- a CDS encoding NADH-ubiquinone oxidoreductase-F iron-sulfur binding region domain-containing protein, with amino-acid sequence MDLHFGDSKPTDEERAAVDAVLGPPESAWEGADDRSDADLRWARGGRAARERRDQLLPGLHALNDRVGWVSEGGLDYLCRRLTVPPAEGYGVATFYSMFSVRPRPSTVVRVCTDLACGGGAELCGEVAARLGPESGVAVEASPCLGLCERAPAALVVRAGPPAVLSPTPPLPGRDICGSAAWSGSAGREVTADHRLRRVRPQTPDGLNLSAPPAFEERGSGGGAPSTVPTRGSGGLPPVSGRGGVGESERPYLTAVTAPATVESTVIAATTPEAAESEPPATFAVPQAGQEDLLLLHRIGKVDPASLDDYRSHGGYTALRHAFTIGPAAVIREVTDSGLLGRGGAAFPTGRKWQATASQPDHPHYLVCNADESEPGTFKDRVIMEGDPYSLIEAMTIAGYAIGAHQGYLYLRGEYPRALRRLEHAITQARTRGLLGDDVLGQGYAFDIEIRRGAGAYICGEETALFNSIEGYRGEPRSKPPFPVEKGLFGKPTAENNVETLVNVLPILTMGAQAYAAIGTEKSTGPKLFCVSGSVERPGIYELPFGATLGELLAIAGQPDNLRAVLLGGAAGGFVRPDELGIPLTFEGTRDAGTTLGSGVVLVLDDTVPLPRVLLRIAEFFRDESCGQCVPCRVGTVRQEEALHRIVERTGAAAADDIALLREVGRTMRDASICGLGQTAWNAVESAIDRLGAYK; translated from the coding sequence ATGGATCTGCACTTCGGTGACAGCAAGCCGACGGACGAGGAGCGGGCGGCCGTCGACGCGGTGCTCGGTCCCCCGGAGTCCGCGTGGGAGGGGGCCGATGACCGCAGTGACGCGGATCTGCGGTGGGCGCGGGGTGGCCGTGCGGCTCGGGAGCGGCGGGATCAGTTGTTGCCGGGGTTGCACGCGCTGAACGATCGCGTGGGGTGGGTGAGCGAGGGGGGCCTCGACTACCTCTGCCGGCGGCTTACGGTGCCGCCGGCGGAGGGGTATGGGGTGGCGACGTTCTACTCCATGTTCTCGGTGCGGCCGCGGCCCTCGACGGTGGTGCGGGTGTGTACGGATCTGGCTTGTGGGGGTGGTGCGGAGCTGTGCGGGGAGGTGGCGGCGCGGCTGGGCCCGGAGTCCGGGGTCGCCGTCGAGGCCAGCCCCTGCCTCGGCTTGTGCGAGCGGGCGCCGGCGGCGTTGGTGGTGCGGGCCGGGCCTCCGGCGGTTCTTTCCCCAACCCCGCCCCTTCCCGGCCGTGACATTTGCGGCTCCGCCGCGTGGTCCGGCTCCGCCGGCCGCGAGGTGACCGCAGATCACCGGCTCCGCCGAGTTCGTCCTCAAACGCCGGACGGGCTAAATCTTTCAGCCCCTCCGGCGTTTGAGGAGCGGGGGTCTGGGGGCGGAGCCCCCAGTACGGTGCCCACCCGGGGGTCCGGGGGCTTGCCCCCGGTTTCGGGAAGGGGCGGGGTCGGGGAAAGTGAACGCCCCTACCTCACCGCCGTCACCGCCCCCGCCACGGTCGAGTCCACCGTCATCGCGGCCACCACCCCAGAAGCAGCAGAATCCGAGCCCCCGGCGACCTTCGCCGTCCCCCAAGCCGGCCAGGAAGACCTCCTCCTCCTACACCGCATAGGCAAGGTCGATCCAGCCTCGCTGGACGACTACCGCTCCCACGGCGGCTACACCGCCCTCCGCCACGCCTTCACCATCGGCCCCGCCGCCGTCATCCGCGAAGTCACCGACTCCGGCCTCCTCGGACGGGGCGGCGCCGCCTTCCCCACGGGACGGAAGTGGCAGGCCACGGCGTCCCAGCCGGATCACCCCCACTACCTCGTCTGCAACGCGGACGAGTCCGAGCCCGGCACCTTCAAGGACCGGGTGATCATGGAGGGCGACCCGTACTCGCTCATCGAGGCGATGACCATCGCCGGGTACGCGATCGGTGCCCACCAGGGCTACCTCTACCTCCGCGGCGAATACCCCCGCGCCCTCCGCAGGCTCGAGCACGCCATCACCCAGGCCCGCACCCGCGGCCTCCTCGGCGACGACGTCCTCGGCCAGGGCTACGCCTTCGACATCGAGATCCGGCGCGGGGCGGGCGCGTACATCTGTGGCGAGGAGACCGCCCTCTTCAACTCCATCGAGGGGTACAGAGGAGAGCCCCGCTCCAAGCCGCCCTTCCCCGTGGAGAAGGGGCTCTTCGGCAAACCCACCGCCGAGAACAACGTCGAGACCCTCGTCAACGTCCTCCCCATCCTCACCATGGGCGCGCAGGCGTACGCAGCCATAGGGACCGAGAAGTCCACCGGGCCCAAGCTCTTCTGCGTATCCGGAAGCGTCGAGCGGCCCGGCATCTACGAGCTGCCCTTCGGCGCCACCCTCGGCGAGCTGCTCGCCATCGCCGGGCAGCCGGACAACCTCAGGGCCGTCCTCCTGGGCGGCGCGGCCGGCGGTTTCGTACGCCCCGACGAGCTCGGCATCCCGCTCACCTTCGAGGGGACGAGGGACGCCGGGACCACCCTCGGCTCGGGCGTCGTGCTCGTCCTGGACGACACCGTTCCGCTCCCCCGCGTCCTGCTCCGCATCGCCGAGTTCTTCCGCGACGAGTCCTGCGGCCAGTGCGTCCCCTGCCGGGTCGGCACCGTCCGCCAGGAGGAGGCCCTGCATCGGATCGTCGAGCGGACGGGGGCCGCTGCCGCCGATGACATCGCCCTGCTCCGCGAGGTGGGGCGGACCATGCGGGACGCCTCCATCTGCGGGCTCGGCCAGACCGCGTGGAACGCCGTGGAATCCGCCATCGACCGCCTGGGGGCGTACAAGTGA
- a CDS encoding molybdopterin oxidoreductase family protein, protein MSKKRDRVPKTYTRLTHPLVRDARDAPFRRATWEEALTRTAAGLQEARGAFGMFSCARATNEMNYVAQKFARVVMGTNNVDSCNRTCHAPSVAGLSAAFGSGGGTSSYEEVEHTDLIVMWGSNARFAHPIFFQHVLKGIRNGARMYAVDPRRTKTAEWAESWLGLNVGTDIPMAHAIGREIIHADLANRAFIDRATSGFEEYAALVEPWTLSLAEKVTGVPAAAIRELAHAYARAERAQLCWTLGITEHHNGTDNVRALINLSLLTGHVGRYGSGLQPLRGQNNVQGGGDMGAIPNRLPGFQDILDPDTRLKFETAWDTVIQPRYGLNLTEMFEAMEEGSLKAVYCIGENPAQSEADSEQAMRRLRALDFLVVQDIFLTKTAELADVVLPATAAWAETDGTTTNSERRVQRVRKAVRPPGEAREDIDIICELAGLLGHDWKYADARAVWDELRSVSPDHYGMTYERLESLQGIQWPCPSQDRVEPTYLHGRLWESAPERRGTPAPFGLVAHDPPVDLTDESFPIRLTTGRRLDSYNTGVQSGSFASPLRRGEYVELCPEDAERFGVVVGEEVRISSRRGAVVAPVWVDPGLRPGLAFMTMHFPDEVDTNQLTIEANCPIAGTAEFKASAIRIDRLASEVG, encoded by the coding sequence ATGAGCAAGAAGCGGGACCGGGTGCCCAAGACCTACACCCGGCTCACCCATCCCCTCGTACGCGACGCACGCGACGCGCCCTTCCGGCGGGCCACCTGGGAGGAGGCGCTGACCCGTACGGCGGCCGGACTTCAGGAGGCCCGCGGCGCGTTCGGCATGTTCTCCTGCGCCCGCGCCACGAATGAAATGAACTACGTGGCGCAGAAGTTCGCCCGCGTGGTCATGGGCACGAACAACGTCGACTCCTGCAACCGCACCTGTCACGCGCCGAGCGTCGCGGGCCTGTCGGCCGCCTTCGGCTCGGGCGGCGGCACCTCTTCTTATGAAGAGGTCGAACACACGGATCTGATCGTGATGTGGGGCTCCAACGCGCGCTTCGCCCACCCGATCTTCTTCCAGCACGTCCTGAAGGGGATCAGGAACGGCGCCCGTATGTACGCGGTCGACCCGCGCCGCACCAAGACCGCCGAGTGGGCGGAGAGCTGGCTCGGTCTGAACGTCGGCACGGACATCCCGATGGCGCACGCCATCGGCCGCGAGATCATCCACGCGGACCTGGCCAACCGGGCGTTCATCGACCGGGCCACATCCGGCTTCGAGGAGTACGCGGCCCTGGTCGAGCCATGGACGCTGTCGCTCGCCGAGAAGGTGACGGGCGTACCGGCCGCCGCCATCAGGGAGTTGGCGCACGCCTACGCACGGGCCGAGCGGGCGCAGCTGTGCTGGACGCTCGGCATCACCGAGCACCACAACGGCACGGACAACGTACGCGCCCTGATCAATCTCTCCCTGCTGACCGGACACGTCGGCCGCTACGGCTCGGGCCTGCAGCCCCTGCGCGGCCAGAACAACGTCCAGGGCGGCGGCGACATGGGCGCGATCCCGAATCGCCTGCCGGGCTTCCAGGACATCCTCGACCCGGACACACGCCTGAAGTTCGAGACGGCGTGGGACACGGTCATCCAGCCGCGCTACGGGCTGAATCTGACAGAAATGTTCGAGGCGATGGAGGAGGGATCGCTGAAGGCGGTCTACTGCATCGGCGAGAACCCGGCGCAGTCGGAGGCGGACAGCGAACAGGCGATGCGACGCCTCCGGGCCCTGGACTTCCTCGTCGTACAGGACATCTTCCTTACGAAGACGGCCGAGTTGGCGGACGTCGTGCTGCCCGCGACCGCCGCCTGGGCGGAGACGGACGGCACGACGACCAACAGCGAGCGGCGCGTGCAGCGGGTCCGCAAGGCCGTGCGGCCGCCCGGTGAGGCGCGCGAGGACATCGACATCATCTGCGAGCTCGCGGGGCTGCTCGGCCACGACTGGAAGTACGCGGACGCGCGGGCCGTCTGGGACGAGCTGCGGTCGGTGTCGCCGGACCACTACGGCATGACGTACGAGCGTCTGGAGTCCCTGCAGGGAATCCAGTGGCCGTGCCCTTCGCAGGACCGGGTCGAACCGACGTACCTGCACGGCAGGTTGTGGGAGTCGGCCCCCGAACGGCGCGGCACGCCCGCACCCTTCGGCCTCGTCGCACACGACCCGCCGGTCGACCTGACCGACGAGTCGTTCCCGATCCGGCTGACGACCGGGCGGCGGCTCGACTCCTACAACACCGGTGTGCAGAGCGGGAGTTTCGCCTCTCCGCTGCGGCGCGGCGAGTACGTCGAGCTGTGCCCGGAGGACGCGGAGCGGTTCGGGGTCGTGGTCGGCGAGGAGGTGCGGATCTCCTCGCGGCGGGGGGCGGTCGTCGCGCCGGTGTGGGTCGACCCTGGCCTCCGCCCGGGCCTCGCCTTCATGACCATGCACTTTCCCGACGAGGTCGACACCAACCAGCTCACGATCGAGGCGAATTGCCCGATCGCGGGGACGGCGGAGTTCAAGGCGTCGGCGATACGGATCGACAGGCTCGCCAGTGAGGTGGGGTGA
- a CDS encoding 2-dehydropantoate 2-reductase: MKVAVLGAGAIGAYVGAALHRAGADVHLVARGPHLAAMRQHGVRVHSPRGDFTARAHATDDPADIGPVDFVFLGLKANSYAACGPLIEPLLHDGTAVVAAQNGIPWWYFHRHGGPHDGHRVESVDPDGAVSAVIAPERAVGCVVYAATELEGPGVVRHIEGTRFSVGEPDRSRSQRCLAFSEAMQAGGLKCPVEPELRLDIWIKLLGNISFNPISALARATMREMCLHGGTRRVIEIMMNETLAVAAALGCRPDISVERRLAGAERVGDHRTSTLQDLERGKPLELDVLLAAVVELAGITKVPVPTLRTVHAISDLLADRMRSAA, translated from the coding sequence GTGAAAGTCGCAGTCCTCGGCGCCGGTGCGATCGGCGCCTACGTCGGAGCCGCGCTGCACCGCGCCGGAGCCGATGTCCATCTCGTCGCCCGTGGACCGCATCTCGCGGCCATGAGGCAGCACGGAGTACGTGTCCACAGCCCGCGCGGCGACTTCACCGCGCGGGCCCACGCCACCGACGACCCGGCCGACATCGGCCCCGTCGACTTCGTCTTCCTGGGCCTGAAGGCCAACTCGTACGCGGCGTGCGGGCCGCTCATCGAGCCGCTGCTGCACGACGGCACCGCGGTCGTCGCGGCACAGAACGGCATCCCCTGGTGGTACTTCCACCGGCACGGCGGCCCGCACGACGGCCACCGCGTCGAGAGCGTGGACCCCGACGGCGCGGTCAGTGCGGTGATCGCGCCCGAGCGGGCCGTCGGATGCGTGGTGTACGCGGCAACCGAACTGGAGGGCCCGGGAGTTGTCCGGCACATCGAAGGCACCCGATTCTCCGTCGGGGAGCCGGACCGCTCGCGCTCACAGCGCTGTCTCGCCTTCAGCGAGGCCATGCAGGCGGGCGGCCTGAAGTGTCCCGTCGAGCCCGAACTGCGCCTCGACATCTGGATCAAGCTGCTCGGCAACATCTCCTTCAACCCGATCAGCGCGCTCGCCCGCGCCACGATGCGGGAGATGTGCCTGCACGGCGGCACCCGCCGCGTCATCGAGATCATGATGAACGAGACGCTCGCCGTCGCCGCCGCCCTCGGCTGCCGCCCCGACATCTCCGTCGAGCGGCGCCTGGCCGGCGCCGAACGCGTCGGCGACCACCGCACCTCCACCCTCCAGGACCTGGAGCGCGGCAAACCGCTCGAACTCGACGTGCTGCTCGCGGCCGTCGTGGAACTCGCCGGGATCACCAAGGTTCCGGTGCCGACGCTCCGCACCGTCCACGCCATCTCGGATCTGCTGGCCGACCGCATGAGGAGCGCGGCATGA
- a CDS encoding OFA family MFS transporter, whose translation MRPPVAPPGWSRWLVPPAALSVHLSIGQAYAWSVFKPPLESALHLSGTQSALPFQLGIVMLGLSAAFGGTLVERNGPRWAMAVALTCFSSGFLLAALGAATEQYWLIVFGYGFVGGIGLGIGYISPVSTLIKWFPDRPGMATGIAIMGFGGGALIASPWSAQMLESFGSDSSGIALAFLVHGLTYAVFMSLGVLLVRVPRTEGARAPGAPGTLDGPQVSARAAVRTPQFWCLWIVLCMNVTAGIGILEKAAPMITDFFSDTATPVSVSAAAGFVALLSAANMAGRIGWSSASDLIGRKNVYRVYLGVGALMYLLIAQFGDASKPLFIGCALVILSFYGGGFATIPAYLKDLFGTYQVGAIHGRLLTAWSMAGVLGPLIVNWVADRQEEAGKHGSGLYGMSLTIMIGLLIVGFVANEFVRPVHSRHHIPAPREAAHDGADQPAAQ comes from the coding sequence ATGAGGCCCCCCGTCGCACCTCCCGGATGGAGCCGCTGGCTCGTACCGCCCGCCGCCCTCTCCGTGCACCTCTCCATCGGCCAGGCCTACGCCTGGAGCGTCTTCAAGCCCCCACTGGAATCCGCCCTCCACCTCAGCGGCACCCAGAGCGCGCTGCCCTTCCAGCTCGGCATCGTGATGCTCGGCCTCTCGGCGGCCTTCGGCGGCACCCTCGTCGAGCGCAACGGACCGCGCTGGGCGATGGCGGTCGCCCTCACCTGTTTCTCGTCCGGCTTCCTGCTCGCCGCGCTCGGGGCGGCGACGGAGCAGTACTGGCTGATCGTCTTCGGGTACGGCTTCGTCGGCGGGATCGGCCTCGGCATCGGCTACATCTCGCCCGTGTCGACCCTGATCAAGTGGTTCCCCGATCGCCCCGGCATGGCCACCGGCATCGCGATCATGGGCTTCGGCGGCGGCGCGCTCATCGCCTCGCCCTGGTCGGCCCAGATGCTGGAGTCCTTCGGCTCGGACTCGTCGGGCATCGCGCTCGCCTTCCTGGTGCACGGTCTGACGTACGCCGTCTTCATGTCGCTCGGCGTGCTCCTGGTGCGGGTGCCGCGTACGGAAGGGGCGCGGGCACCGGGCGCCCCCGGCACGCTCGACGGGCCGCAGGTCTCCGCGCGGGCCGCCGTGCGGACTCCCCAGTTCTGGTGCCTGTGGATCGTGCTCTGCATGAACGTGACGGCGGGCATCGGCATCCTGGAGAAGGCCGCGCCGATGATCACCGACTTCTTCTCCGACACCGCGACACCGGTCTCGGTCTCCGCGGCGGCGGGCTTCGTCGCCCTGCTCTCGGCCGCCAACATGGCCGGGCGCATCGGCTGGTCCTCGGCGTCCGACCTGATCGGCCGCAAGAACGTCTACCGCGTCTACCTGGGCGTGGGTGCGCTGATGTATCTGCTGATCGCCCAGTTCGGAGACGCGTCGAAGCCGCTGTTCATCGGCTGCGCGCTGGTGATCCTCTCCTTCTACGGCGGCGGCTTCGCGACGATCCCCGCGTACCTGAAGGACCTCTTCGGGACGTACCAGGTCGGCGCGATCCACGGCAGGCTGCTCACCGCCTGGTCCATGGCCGGTGTCCTCGGGCCGCTGATCGTCAACTGGGTCGCCGACCGCCAGGAGGAGGCCGGCAAGCACGGCTCCGGTCTGTACGGCATGTCCCTCACGATCATGATCGGCCTGCTGATCGTGGGCTTCGTGGCGAACGAGTTCGTCCGCCCCGTCCACTCCCGCCACCACATTCCCGCCCCGAGGGAGGCCGCCCATGACGGCGCCGACCAGCCCGCCGCCCAGTAG
- a CDS encoding beta-ketoacyl-ACP synthase III, whose amino-acid sequence MHGSRIAAVGHYQPAKILTNEELAGMVDTSDEWIRSRVGIRTRHIAGPEEPVDELAAQAGAKAVAAAGLAPDAIDLVLVATSTAIDRSPNMAARVAARLGIPSPAAMDINVVCAGFTHALATADHAVRAGGATRALVIGADKMSEVADWTDRTTCVLVGDGAGAAVVEACGPGEEPGIGPVLWGSVPEMGNAVRIEGTPPRFAQEGQSVYRWATTQLPPLARKACERAGLTPEDLAAVVLHQANLRIIEPLAGRIGAVNAVVARDVVNSGNTSAGSIPLALSKLVERGEIVHGDPVLLFGFGGNLSYAGQVVRCP is encoded by the coding sequence ATGCACGGCTCACGCATCGCCGCCGTCGGCCATTACCAGCCCGCCAAGATCCTCACCAACGAGGAGCTGGCGGGCATGGTCGACACCAGCGACGAGTGGATCCGCTCCCGCGTGGGCATCCGCACCCGCCACATCGCGGGACCCGAGGAGCCGGTCGACGAGCTCGCCGCGCAGGCCGGGGCCAAGGCCGTCGCCGCCGCGGGCCTCGCGCCCGACGCCATCGACCTCGTCCTGGTGGCCACGTCCACCGCGATCGACCGCTCGCCGAACATGGCGGCCCGCGTCGCGGCCCGCCTCGGCATCCCCTCCCCGGCCGCCATGGACATCAACGTGGTGTGCGCGGGCTTCACGCACGCGCTCGCCACCGCCGACCACGCCGTGCGGGCCGGGGGAGCGACCCGCGCCCTGGTGATCGGCGCGGACAAGATGTCCGAGGTGGCCGACTGGACGGACCGCACCACGTGCGTCCTGGTCGGGGACGGCGCGGGCGCGGCCGTCGTCGAGGCGTGCGGCCCGGGCGAAGAGCCCGGCATCGGTCCCGTGCTGTGGGGCTCGGTGCCCGAGATGGGCAACGCGGTACGGATCGAGGGCACGCCGCCGCGGTTCGCGCAGGAGGGCCAGAGCGTCTACCGCTGGGCGACGACCCAGCTGCCGCCGCTCGCCCGCAAGGCCTGTGAGCGGGCCGGTCTCACTCCGGAGGACCTCGCGGCGGTCGTGCTCCACCAGGCCAATCTGCGGATCATCGAGCCGCTCGCCGGGCGGATCGGCGCGGTCAACGCGGTCGTCGCGCGCGACGTCGTGAACTCGGGCAACACCTCGGCGGGCAGCATCCCGCTCGCCCTGTCCAAGCTGGTGGAGCGCGGCGAGATCGTCCACGGGGACCCGGTGCTGCTCTTCGGCTTCGGCGGGAACCTGTCGTACGCGGGACAGGTCGTCCGCTGCCCGTAG